One Bacillus sp. FJAT-52991 genomic region harbors:
- a CDS encoding ABC transporter permease: MSSLTIELKKCKRSGVIPIMLAVGVLGGLYALVNFVIRKETLLSLPLPPTVILLTQIYGMIMVLNMFGIIVATCIIYHIEHSGAAMKKMYMLPINVSNIYTSKLVILTVLLLFCIALQNIALAGIGATNLPNGTFELSTLFRFSMYSFITSMPVLSFMLGVSSRCQNMWMTLGIGVAGFFSGMTMAMGEHQLLLINPFVLIMKPAMSATVALDPTVIVMSLIETIIFVTIGQLLLKHVRYE, from the coding sequence ATGAGTTCATTAACAATCGAACTTAAAAAATGTAAACGATCTGGCGTTATCCCTATCATGTTAGCGGTTGGAGTGCTTGGAGGTTTGTATGCTTTAGTCAACTTCGTTATTCGAAAAGAAACCTTACTATCGCTTCCGCTGCCCCCGACGGTGATTCTATTAACACAGATTTACGGTATGATCATGGTACTTAATATGTTTGGGATCATAGTAGCTACTTGTATAATCTACCATATCGAACATAGCGGAGCCGCAATGAAAAAGATGTATATGCTACCGATCAACGTTTCTAATATTTACACTAGCAAACTTGTCATCCTTACCGTTCTATTATTATTTTGCATAGCGCTTCAAAATATAGCATTAGCGGGCATTGGTGCTACTAATCTTCCAAATGGAACCTTTGAATTATCGACCCTATTTCGTTTTTCAATGTATTCATTTATCACTTCTATGCCGGTTTTGTCTTTTATGTTAGGCGTTTCATCTCGCTGTCAAAATATGTGGATGACGCTTGGGATTGGAGTAGCTGGATTTTTTAGCGGCATGACAATGGCTATGGGAGAGCATCAACTGTTGCTAATCAATCCTTTTGTATTAATCATGAAACCGGCTATGTCTGCTACAGTAGCTTTAGATCCTACGGTTATTGTTATGTCACTAATCGAAACCATTATTTTTGTTACAATCGGGCAATTGCTTTTAAAGCATGTCCGCTATGAGTAA
- a CDS encoding ABC transporter permease, translating into MSFLEMVFIEFKKVKRSKILPLILIPPLLVVISGISSLSQYLSDESEGVWSAMFVQCGLLFSYYLLPFSMVVVCVMISQREIQNNGILKMLALPIQHKKLALSKLVVVLCYLALEVVLFFSIFVISGIMATQMLDINEAFPIGYILKWSVYLFATAIPFTTVIWMITVLFRKPLFSIGLNMLFIIPGVLVANTSAWLIYPYCYGGYLISTELERVSLGAAEETFEFFPFIPCAIAIFLVALIITVQRFGKKEMK; encoded by the coding sequence ATGAGTTTTTTAGAAATGGTTTTCATCGAGTTTAAAAAGGTAAAGCGATCGAAAATATTGCCACTTATACTTATACCACCGTTATTAGTTGTCATTTCTGGTATTTCTAGTTTAAGCCAATACCTTTCAGATGAGTCTGAAGGCGTATGGTCGGCCATGTTTGTTCAATGTGGATTGCTGTTTAGTTACTATTTGCTGCCTTTTAGCATGGTGGTAGTCTGTGTCATGATTTCTCAAAGGGAAATACAAAATAACGGCATTTTGAAAATGTTGGCTTTGCCTATTCAACATAAAAAATTAGCATTGTCAAAATTAGTCGTTGTACTATGTTATTTAGCCTTAGAAGTAGTGCTTTTCTTTTCTATTTTTGTGATCTCAGGAATAATGGCGACTCAAATGCTAGATATCAATGAAGCATTCCCTATTGGTTACATATTAAAATGGAGTGTCTATTTATTTGCCACTGCCATTCCTTTTACGACGGTCATATGGATGATTACAGTTTTGTTTAGGAAACCACTGTTTTCTATTGGTCTTAATATGTTATTCATTATTCCAGGCGTACTCGTAGCGAATACATCGGCTTGGCTGATTTATCCTTATTGTTATGGCGGGTACTTGATCTCGACAGAATTAGAGCGTGTATCGCTGGGAGCAGCTGAAGAAACTTTTGAGTTCTTCCCGTTTATTCCTTGTGCCATTGCCATCTTTTTAGTGGCTCTGATTATTACTGTTCAACGATTTGGAAAAAAAGAAATGAAATAA
- a CDS encoding class I SAM-dependent DNA methyltransferase translates to MINFQDKVSFIWSIAEILRGPYKPEDYGKIVLPLAVLRRFDCVLESTKEEVLAKAEQFAAMTEEAREPILNRVSKQNFHNTSKYDFHKLLSDSDNIADNLRDYINGFSKVACDIMDHFDFDRQIDKLDQNNLLYLTIKRFSEIDLHPETVSNIEMGYVFEELIRRFNENAEAGDHYTPREVIRLMTHLLFLHDDASILTKPGLTQTLYDCAAGTGGMGSVAQEYLLSQNPTAHLEFFGQEINPESYAICKADLLIKGEDARNIRLGNTLSNDQFSRDKFDYLISNPPYGVDWKSYEKPIKEEHEKQGFDGRFGPGTPRTSDGQLLFLMHLLSKMKPVTAENPQGSRLAIIMNGSPLFTGDAGSGESEIRKYVLENDLVEGIVALPNDLFYNTGIATYIWILTNNKASLHKGKVRLVNAVDFSKKMKKSMGSKRNEITEEQINEIVRLYGDAQPNEYVKIFDNEDFGYAKITVERPLRLNFQVNEERLTRVVEEKGFANLATSKKKGDAGHFEIEEGKKLQTQILYVLRTLTSDKVYKNRDEFTKVVKDTLKQAGITIGAPVLKAILAGLSEKDEIADLCMKNKKDIEPDTDLRDTENVPLKESIHDYFAREVYPHVPDAWIDESKTKIGYEIPFTRQFYKYKALRSSAEIMDEIRVLEAEIMEQLKKVMG, encoded by the coding sequence ATGATTAACTTCCAAGATAAAGTAAGTTTCATATGGTCAATTGCAGAGATTTTGCGTGGACCATATAAGCCAGAAGATTACGGTAAAATTGTTTTACCTTTAGCGGTTTTACGCCGTTTTGACTGTGTATTAGAAAGTACAAAAGAAGAAGTGCTAGCGAAGGCAGAGCAGTTTGCTGCAATGACTGAAGAAGCTCGTGAGCCGATTTTAAATCGTGTATCAAAGCAAAATTTCCATAATACAAGTAAATATGATTTTCATAAGTTATTAAGTGACTCTGACAACATCGCAGATAATTTACGTGACTATATAAACGGTTTCTCAAAAGTAGCTTGTGATATTATGGATCACTTTGACTTTGACCGCCAAATTGATAAGCTCGATCAAAATAACTTGTTGTACTTAACGATTAAACGCTTTAGTGAAATCGATTTACATCCAGAAACAGTGTCAAATATTGAGATGGGCTATGTATTTGAGGAATTAATCCGTCGTTTCAATGAAAATGCAGAAGCAGGGGATCACTACACACCACGTGAAGTAATTCGTTTGATGACGCATTTATTATTCTTACATGACGATGCGAGCATTTTAACGAAGCCAGGCTTAACACAAACATTGTATGACTGTGCAGCAGGTACGGGTGGTATGGGTTCTGTTGCACAAGAATATTTACTAAGTCAAAATCCAACAGCACATTTAGAGTTTTTCGGCCAAGAAATTAACCCTGAATCGTATGCTATCTGTAAAGCAGACTTACTTATTAAAGGTGAAGATGCACGTAATATTCGATTAGGGAATACGTTATCAAATGACCAATTTTCACGTGATAAATTCGACTACTTAATTTCGAATCCACCATACGGAGTGGACTGGAAATCATACGAGAAGCCGATTAAAGAAGAACATGAGAAGCAAGGCTTTGATGGTCGTTTCGGTCCGGGAACACCTCGTACAAGTGACGGACAGTTATTATTTTTAATGCACTTATTGTCAAAAATGAAGCCAGTCACAGCAGAAAACCCACAAGGCTCTCGTTTAGCAATCATTATGAACGGCTCCCCGTTGTTTACAGGTGATGCGGGCTCGGGTGAAAGTGAAATTCGTAAATATGTGCTAGAGAATGACTTAGTAGAAGGCATCGTGGCACTACCAAACGATTTATTCTACAACACAGGTATTGCAACGTACATTTGGATTTTAACGAATAATAAAGCGTCACTTCATAAAGGGAAAGTGCGTTTAGTCAATGCCGTAGACTTCTCGAAAAAGATGAAAAAGTCGATGGGCAGCAAGCGTAACGAAATTACAGAGGAGCAAATTAACGAAATCGTACGTTTATATGGTGATGCACAGCCAAACGAGTACGTGAAAATTTTTGATAATGAAGACTTCGGTTACGCAAAAATTACGGTTGAACGTCCATTACGTTTAAACTTCCAAGTAAATGAAGAACGTCTTACACGTGTTGTAGAGGAAAAAGGCTTTGCGAACTTAGCAACTTCGAAGAAAAAAGGTGATGCAGGTCACTTTGAAATTGAAGAAGGTAAGAAGTTACAAACGCAAATTTTATATGTGTTACGCACGTTAACAAGCGATAAAGTATATAAAAATCGTGACGAGTTCACGAAAGTAGTAAAAGATACGTTAAAACAAGCAGGCATTACAATCGGCGCACCAGTATTAAAGGCAATTTTAGCTGGTCTATCTGAAAAGGATGAAATAGCAGATTTATGTATGAAAAATAAAAAAGACATCGAGCCAGATACCGATTTACGTGATACAGAAAACGTACCATTAAAAGAAAGCATCCATGACTACTTTGCACGTGAAGTATACCCACACGTACCAGATGCATGGATTGATGAATCAAAAACAAAAATCGGCTACGAAATTCCTTTCACTCGCCAGTTCTATAAATACAAAGCATTACGTAGCTCAGCAGAAATTATGGATGAGATTCGAGTGTTAGAAGCGGAGATTATGGAGCAGTTGAAGAAGGTGATGGGATGA
- a CDS encoding YuzL family protein, whose translation MSKRKKDPSKTGLGSPEVKGQGTTNIETGERAASSARHKKRK comes from the coding sequence ATGAGTAAACGCAAAAAAGATCCATCGAAGACAGGTTTAGGTTCACCAGAAGTAAAGGGTCAGGGCACAACAAATATCGAAACAGGAGAGAGAGCTGCCTCTTCTGCACGACACAAGAAGCGGAAATAA
- a CDS encoding LAGLIDADG family homing endonuclease → MPRNPGITDEMIIKLYKEGISYKEMLPIVGLSDRAIRNVLYKHGVKMNREQSSGQPRKHKVNEDFFKIWTQEMAWVLGLFVTDGTINKQIHSISFTQKDEKILRLVATCMEADYVLAPAAPTRLTPTLIINSKEIKQDLQKLDITPNKSLVVPFPDVPDEFLPSFIRGVIDGDGWVDHEGYTMNITTGSQLFAEGLLFVFESWGFYSEITKGITKAGNPFYRTWVKGKEHLLKLAEIIYKYEIGKYISYKRLNMSQHSKEQMLFLEHLLNDKGYEILNKL, encoded by the coding sequence ATGCCAAGGAATCCAGGAATAACAGATGAAATGATTATTAAACTGTATAAGGAGGGAATATCCTATAAGGAGATGCTGCCTATCGTTGGTCTTTCAGATCGAGCGATTCGTAATGTGCTTTATAAGCATGGAGTCAAAATGAATCGTGAACAATCTTCTGGGCAGCCTCGTAAGCATAAGGTCAATGAAGACTTCTTTAAAATATGGACTCAGGAAATGGCATGGGTACTAGGACTTTTTGTGACAGACGGGACGATTAATAAGCAGATTCATAGCATTTCATTCACCCAAAAAGATGAAAAAATTCTCCGTTTAGTGGCAACATGTATGGAAGCAGACTATGTACTAGCACCAGCGGCTCCAACAAGATTAACTCCAACTTTGATTATTAATTCCAAAGAAATAAAACAAGACCTTCAAAAATTGGATATTACTCCAAATAAGTCATTAGTTGTTCCATTTCCCGATGTGCCAGATGAATTTTTGCCGTCTTTTATCAGAGGAGTCATTGATGGAGATGGTTGGGTTGATCATGAAGGGTATACTATGAATATCACTACTGGAAGTCAATTATTTGCTGAAGGATTGTTGTTTGTTTTTGAGTCTTGGGGGTTTTATTCAGAAATAACAAAGGGAATAACGAAAGCAGGCAATCCTTTTTATCGTACATGGGTTAAAGGGAAAGAACATTTATTAAAGTTGGCTGAAATTATTTATAAATATGAAATTGGCAAGTATATAAGCTATAAAAGACTTAACATGTCTCAACACTCGAAGGAACAAATGTTATTTTTAGAGCATTTATTAAACGATAAAGGATACGAAATACTAAATAAGTTATAG
- a CDS encoding tyrosine-type recombinase/integrase: MNDLTLFDHVTSDQYLSHLKNKLEHRQLLDEHRNLSLTDSSEQDFLEMFFLEKILSADRELSPHTLKAYRSDAKTLLIFLTEHSLSFRDIGFPEVKAYNKYIKDKYAAKSAIRKLEFFRRLLDFGYKTQFYKAHLSTWISKPPAKKGHYIIEETRPEERQTRVQVRELNQRDAEYVISFFPEVVKAKQNREQLQKRNLLIGYLLYTTGLRASELLSLNWGSFRYNRQGFLFADVIGKGGKARTLPIREETSDLLFNYRKCIGESVEIDPYDTSPLFFALYNKKEPYTDKKRLTYPSLYKIVKEAVHLAGKNSHVSPHWFRHTFVTMLLENDVPLAVVKDWAGHSDISTTNLYLERINQDNTHVHLQKVNLFR; encoded by the coding sequence ATGAATGATTTAACCCTTTTTGATCATGTAACGAGTGATCAATACTTGTCACATCTAAAAAATAAATTAGAACATCGACAGCTTCTCGATGAACATAGAAACCTCTCTCTCACAGATAGTTCTGAACAAGATTTTCTCGAAATGTTTTTTCTTGAAAAAATCCTTTCTGCTGACCGCGAGCTTTCTCCCCATACTCTGAAAGCTTATCGTTCGGATGCCAAAACATTATTGATCTTTTTAACAGAGCATTCTCTCTCCTTTCGAGACATCGGTTTTCCTGAAGTCAAAGCCTACAATAAATATATTAAAGACAAGTACGCTGCTAAATCGGCGATACGAAAATTGGAGTTTTTTCGTAGACTATTAGACTTTGGGTATAAAACGCAATTTTACAAGGCTCACCTTTCCACTTGGATATCAAAACCCCCAGCTAAAAAAGGACACTATATAATAGAAGAAACTCGTCCAGAAGAGCGGCAAACACGTGTCCAAGTGAGAGAATTGAATCAGAGAGATGCGGAATATGTGATTTCTTTCTTCCCTGAAGTGGTAAAGGCAAAGCAAAATCGCGAACAGCTGCAAAAGCGAAATTTATTGATTGGGTATCTTCTCTATACGACTGGACTTCGCGCCAGTGAGCTATTAAGTTTGAATTGGGGAAGTTTTCGCTATAACCGGCAAGGGTTTCTATTTGCTGATGTGATTGGAAAAGGCGGAAAAGCGCGAACGCTTCCGATCAGAGAAGAGACGAGCGACTTGCTCTTTAATTACAGAAAATGTATAGGGGAGTCTGTTGAGATCGATCCATATGATACGAGCCCACTCTTCTTCGCTCTATATAATAAGAAAGAACCCTATACGGATAAAAAGAGATTAACATATCCAAGTCTTTATAAAATCGTCAAAGAAGCCGTTCATTTAGCCGGGAAAAACTCGCACGTTTCCCCGCACTGGTTCCGTCACACGTTTGTGACGATGCTGCTTGAAAATGATGTGCCGCTTGCCGTCGTCAAAGACTGGGCTGGCCATTCTGACATTTCCACGACGAATTTGTATTTAGAACGGATCAATCAAGACAACACTCATGTTCACTTACAAAAAGTGAATCTTTTTAGATGA
- a CDS encoding YxeA family protein produces the protein MKALKIAIGTLLAVAIIMCSFTFLVKNELADMLNPLIPKKDVFVKIEGSGEKVDASTFEYTLQGINEDGKETTITFTTSKQLREEAYLKLATKRTYVKSWEEVQLNEMPAVVQDKIN, from the coding sequence ATGAAAGCACTCAAAATAGCCATTGGAACTTTACTAGCCGTAGCCATCATTATGTGTTCGTTTACATTTCTTGTGAAAAATGAGTTAGCGGATATGTTAAACCCTTTAATTCCTAAAAAGGATGTTTTTGTTAAAATTGAGGGGTCGGGAGAAAAGGTTGATGCAAGTACATTCGAATATACATTACAAGGGATTAATGAAGACGGAAAAGAAACAACCATCACGTTTACAACAAGTAAACAGCTGCGTGAGGAAGCCTATTTAAAACTTGCCACAAAAAGAACGTACGTGAAATCATGGGAAGAAGTCCAGTTGAATGAGATGCCTGCTGTTGTCCAGGATAAGATCAACTAA
- a CDS encoding PglZ domain-containing protein — translation MQKESTRVFVIISDALRLVHLLRICQPIHSLVWPRYKVLTIAQNGTVLADDEPTNGLMNRIKILQKAEPEAIAFRFDDIASGSRATADEQLKGKRLVYVYHDVIDAAGDSVKSERGTYVAVKRAMDDLVKLVDLLSRSSQGYKF, via the coding sequence ATGCAAAAGGAATCAACTCGCGTATTTGTTATTATTTCAGATGCGTTACGATTAGTCCACTTGTTGCGAATATGCCAACCTATACACAGCTTGGTATGGCCTCGCTATAAGGTGTTGACGATTGCACAAAACGGAACAGTATTAGCAGATGATGAGCCAACAAATGGTTTAATGAACCGTATTAAAATTTTACAAAAGGCTGAGCCAGAAGCAATTGCCTTCCGATTTGATGATATTGCGTCTGGGTCACGTGCTACAGCTGATGAGCAGTTAAAAGGAAAACGTTTAGTTTATGTGTATCATGACGTGATTGACGCAGCTGGTGATTCTGTAAAATCAGAGCGAGGAACGTATGTGGCTGTTAAACGCGCGATGGATGATTTAGTGAAGCTTGTAGACTTACTTTCAAGGAGTAGCCAAGGATATAAATTCTAA
- a CDS encoding GNAT family N-acetyltransferase yields the protein MLKISKERNPIWDERKEEIFNQADVGTFNIADNVKGNRLFGEWWSASINETICGYIWGQQDGKAFEVSFIVDAAYRNQKIGEALLREVELSVKCHGVEKIIAIVQPENPNIEKMIEWLYKLGYHLEFNGLKSEKFARNLSKKGIIPLELVKILE from the coding sequence ATGCTTAAAATTTCTAAGGAAAGAAATCCAATTTGGGATGAAAGAAAAGAAGAAATTTTTAATCAAGCGGATGTAGGCACATTTAATATTGCTGATAATGTAAAAGGAAATCGATTATTTGGAGAGTGGTGGTCTGCAAGTATTAATGAAACCATATGTGGATATATCTGGGGGCAGCAAGATGGGAAAGCATTTGAAGTTTCTTTTATAGTTGATGCAGCTTATCGTAATCAGAAGATAGGAGAAGCCTTATTGAGAGAAGTAGAACTAAGTGTCAAATGCCACGGTGTTGAAAAAATTATAGCAATAGTTCAGCCAGAAAATCCGAATATAGAAAAAATGATTGAATGGTTATACAAGCTTGGATATCATTTGGAGTTTAATGGTCTAAAAAGCGAAAAATTTGCTAGAAATCTTTCTAAGAAGGGGATAATCCCTTTGGAGCTAGTAAAAATATTGGAGTGA
- a CDS encoding VOC family protein, producing MSTTLEVAIFLSMNGKAKEAVDFYKKHFNAEELLLVTYEDMAKRDSSLQLTEENKHYLSHSVLSIGKTKIMLAEDTMDVTEKYAVGNNTSLCIQSADLQEIEHFYESLTTDERVRIIVPLSSNVFSKAYGIIEDPFGIQIQLMFDDRLH from the coding sequence ATGAGTACAACACTAGAAGTAGCTATTTTCTTATCCATGAACGGAAAAGCAAAAGAAGCGGTCGATTTTTACAAAAAGCATTTTAACGCAGAGGAATTGCTACTCGTTACCTATGAAGACATGGCAAAACGTGACAGCTCGCTGCAGCTTACTGAAGAGAATAAACATTATCTTTCTCACTCCGTCTTATCAATCGGAAAAACAAAGATAATGCTGGCAGAAGATACAATGGACGTCACAGAAAAATATGCAGTAGGGAACAACACTTCATTGTGTATACAAAGTGCAGACTTACAAGAAATCGAACATTTTTACGAGAGTTTGACGACAGATGAGAGAGTGCGAATCATTGTTCCTTTATCAAGTAATGTCTTTAGTAAAGCATATGGTATTATTGAAGACCCGTTCGGTATTCAAATACAATTAATGTTTGACGATAGATTGCATTAA
- a CDS encoding ABC transporter ATP-binding protein — protein MENIISTKNLTKRYKGFTAVNNMSLHIRKGTIYGFLGPNGAGKSTAMKMLLGLTEPTSGTFTIDGKQFPADRMAILKEVGSFIESPSFYGNLSGRENLDIIRRILNLPESAVDDALELVGLSEFDHRLAKKYSLGMKQRLGLASALIGKPPILILDEPTNGLDPSGIHEIRNLVKSLPKIYNCTILISSHMLSEIELMADDIGILNHGNLLFEGSMAQLRQTALQHGFATDKLEDMFLSMIEQDNIARKKRAKI, from the coding sequence ATGGAAAATATTATTTCAACCAAAAATCTTACAAAGCGATATAAGGGGTTTACCGCTGTTAATAATATGTCGCTTCATATTAGAAAAGGAACGATTTACGGTTTTTTAGGACCAAATGGTGCTGGGAAATCTACTGCAATGAAAATGTTACTTGGACTAACAGAGCCGACATCTGGAACGTTTACGATAGATGGAAAACAATTTCCGGCGGATCGTATGGCTATTTTAAAAGAAGTAGGCTCATTTATTGAATCACCATCTTTTTATGGTAATCTATCAGGTCGAGAAAATCTTGATATTATTCGACGAATTTTAAATCTACCTGAAAGTGCGGTTGATGATGCATTAGAATTAGTAGGCCTTTCAGAATTTGATCATCGCCTGGCCAAAAAATATTCACTCGGTATGAAACAAAGATTAGGTTTAGCGTCTGCTTTGATTGGAAAACCGCCGATTTTGATTTTAGATGAACCTACCAATGGGCTAGATCCGTCAGGGATTCATGAAATTAGAAATTTAGTGAAGTCGTTACCTAAAATTTATAATTGTACGATATTAATTTCCTCCCATATGCTGTCTGAAATCGAGTTAATGGCTGATGATATCGGTATTTTAAATCATGGGAATCTTCTATTTGAAGGAAGTATGGCACAATTGCGACAGACCGCACTTCAACATGGTTTTGCCACAGATAAATTGGAGGATATGTTTTTATCGATGATCGAACAAGATAACATCGCAAGGAAAAAGAGGGCAAAAATATGA
- a CDS encoding DUF3959 family protein codes for MKKLDVLLMVLSCLFPVAGVMKQIPLGLSLFMGGLLFLTSIGSYYAKRWHSRIFSWIAYTGFITFLLAVWDQDITISSLEENVKIAACMAVIPGILRFRTYAITTGLLGLWGAVLWDMKETQSLAVLQRIMNLFQSEPFYLIILAAGCLLGGWLASAFRRGKKNENQEKTSLFKQKKKRIKPTFKIRIPSLPRVKVKLLKFSKKRASRSKEIRTHEPIHEEHTVTFYPNIEQQHHNEEMDITPEPIQGQTRMERRKNRLKA; via the coding sequence GTGAAAAAACTTGATGTACTGTTAATGGTACTTAGCTGTCTGTTCCCAGTTGCCGGTGTGATGAAGCAAATTCCTTTAGGACTGTCCTTGTTTATGGGGGGCTTGTTGTTTTTAACGAGTATAGGAAGTTACTATGCCAAACGATGGCATTCACGAATATTTAGTTGGATCGCGTATACTGGATTTATTACGTTCTTGCTGGCGGTTTGGGATCAAGATATCACAATCAGCTCATTAGAAGAAAACGTAAAAATCGCGGCCTGTATGGCGGTGATTCCAGGTATATTACGATTCCGCACTTATGCGATTACGACAGGGTTGCTTGGTTTATGGGGCGCTGTCCTGTGGGATATGAAAGAAACGCAATCATTAGCGGTTCTGCAACGGATCATGAATCTATTCCAGTCAGAACCATTCTATTTAATCATTTTAGCAGCAGGATGTTTGCTTGGGGGATGGCTTGCTAGCGCATTTCGTCGTGGGAAGAAGAATGAAAACCAAGAGAAAACAAGTCTCTTCAAACAAAAAAAGAAACGAATCAAACCGACATTTAAAATTCGTATTCCAAGTTTGCCAAGAGTGAAAGTAAAGCTGTTAAAGTTCAGTAAAAAAAGAGCTTCCCGCTCAAAAGAAATACGTACGCATGAACCTATTCATGAAGAACATACAGTTACTTTCTATCCAAATATAGAGCAACAACACCATAATGAAGAAATGGATATTACCCCAGAACCAATACAAGGTCAAACAAGAATGGAACGAAGAAAAAATCGTTTGAAGGCATAG
- a CDS encoding YafY family protein — protein sequence MKKSERLNDMIRYLNSREYFNLNDLMAKYNISKSTALRDISSLEQLGMPIFSEHGRHGRYGILKNRLLSPIIFTIDEVYALYFAMLTLESYQSTPFHLNVTKLNEKFENCLSKNQIQHIHKMKKVLQFEVNQHNNVSRFLDKILKSILNESICKIQYLKNNEKKSYYVQFFKISARFGQWYATGIEFNTNKYRVFRCDKITFIEDQDINAYFSIDDLISRSLDIYQSERCIDFEVEILAQAQDIFYKEHYPSMKIEIGHKTVVKGFYNPREEEFIANYFLKYGHSVISVKPDSLKQIILDKIQNLFKHYQKL from the coding sequence ATGAAGAAATCAGAAAGATTAAATGACATGATTAGATACTTAAACAGTCGGGAGTACTTTAATTTAAATGACCTAATGGCTAAATACAATATTTCCAAAAGTACGGCTCTGCGTGATATTAGTTCATTAGAACAATTAGGTATGCCTATTTTTTCGGAACATGGCAGGCATGGACGTTATGGTATCTTAAAAAATAGATTATTATCCCCTATTATTTTTACGATTGATGAAGTGTATGCTCTGTACTTTGCAATGCTGACGCTAGAATCTTACCAATCAACACCATTCCATTTAAATGTTACTAAACTAAATGAAAAATTTGAAAACTGCCTGTCTAAAAATCAAATACAGCACATTCACAAAATGAAAAAAGTTCTCCAGTTTGAAGTAAATCAACATAATAATGTTAGTCGTTTTTTAGATAAAATTTTAAAGAGCATTCTTAATGAAAGCATCTGTAAGATTCAATATTTGAAAAATAACGAGAAAAAAAGTTACTATGTTCAATTTTTCAAAATTTCTGCTAGGTTCGGTCAATGGTATGCTACAGGAATAGAGTTCAATACGAATAAATATAGAGTTTTCAGATGTGATAAAATAACCTTTATTGAAGACCAGGATATCAACGCTTACTTTTCAATAGATGATCTTATTAGTCGTTCATTAGACATTTATCAATCTGAGAGGTGTATTGACTTTGAAGTTGAGATTTTAGCACAAGCACAGGATATTTTTTATAAAGAACATTACCCTTCTATGAAAATAGAAATTGGTCATAAAACTGTCGTTAAAGGATTTTATAATCCTAGAGAAGAGGAATTTATTGCTAACTATTTTCTAAAATACGGTCATAGCGTTATATCAGTGAAGCCTGATTCATTAAAACAGATTATCCTAGATAAAATACAAAACCTTTTCAAACACTACCAAAAATTATAA